The window GTTCATTACTGGATTGGTCTACACTCACGTAGAACGATtaacatacacacatatagatatacacacaaaCCTTAACCACAAAAGTGTCGTATGAATAACGCACACACAGCCCATTACTTCTTAGCATTCATAACCCCACAAGTGTCGTATGACTAGCACATACACAGCCCATCACTCCCTGGCACTTTGTTAGACTTATCATTGGGACAAACAATGTACAATGTCTtggatatatctcagacctaactatggtctccaagaatatatttacCCATACAAAGGttcaacatccttggctataggccattttaTCAACCAGTGATGTTTTATATTACGTGCTGTTCCTTCTGTCAGATGGAGCTCTCCTCCTCAGCCTGATAAACCTCACAGATCAGAGAGTATGGCAAACTTCTGACTGCTCCAGGTGCtgttaatatttactttattaattcaatcactctagatataaagacaaggtacagaaatttaaaaagcaacatgGTATTGATCAAAGAACAGTAATACCAGtaggaaaaaagtataaaagaaaatatagatagcaaagtggagtggtggctctgaggctaaggatctgcgctggtatcctgaaggttgccggttcgaatccccgtcactgccaaaagagatcctactctgctgggcccttgagcaagacccttaacctgtaattgctccaggggcgctgtacaatggctgaccctgcgctctgaccccaaggggtatgcgaaaactaacaaatttctaatacgagaaaatcgtataagacgaaataaagaacaaaaaaaaaagtctggatatatatagtctttagaaaaatcaTATGAAGAATGTCAAGGATTGGAATCTATCCTGTGGGCAGCTTTTGATCGAGCAtcttgttcatgagatgctttcaCTGACAGTCAGGTGAAACAGATGTCTTAGTCTCCTCTTCTGATGTCGCCTACACACTCTTCTTACATCCTTTTTGGTCATCATTgtttcttctctccttctctccctcctGCTCCATTGGACAAGTCATATTTAAAATTCCACGTCTTCGTGACATGGGCTTGATTGGCTGGTGGtcaaaattcagttcagtttccaAGTGATAAGATAATCAACACAGCCTGAGACAAATGGtcgaaacaaatattttttaaaattatagattaCTGGTGCTATTAATTAAGTTCATCTCGTTTGTCtgtgcaaaatataatgaaaatgtagtcatctatttaaaaaaactgcagttCTGGCACACCAGGACAAATAAGTATCTCACATTCTGCCTATTGACATAGTAGATTAAATTCTAATTTAAATTTGGTTGGCTCGTAGCAGCTGCTAATCCTCTCTAGTTAATGATCATTTTATTCTCCGTACCATCATTTGCAGTCTAGATTCACCCTCATGTTGATTTATCTTGCTACCTATCTCTACATTCTAGGCCTGTACATAAAGAGGCCTTTGCCACTGTACTCTGTATGGTTCAGTGATTGCACATCCTCTCCCACTTTCCTTGAAACACATGTCCAGTTTCATTTTGTACATTACCTGTATTTTATAGTCAGAAAGTGTTGTACTGTGGGTCTGGCACTTCACCTCTACTGCCATTTTTGCTCTCTAAATTCCCTTAGTGATTTTTCTTCTTATATTTCACATATGGTTTCTTCATCAaggtctttcatttctgatcttgtTCCTTGCTTCTCTTTATAGTTATTTCTTCCTTACACTGTATCTTTCTCCTGTTTTACTCTTCTGTTCTCTTGTTGCCTCAGTACAGTGGCAATAGAAGAACAAAGGGCACGACTACAGCCAAGTCTTGCTCTTCTAAACTCTAGTTATCTTCTTATTACATGGTTCTTCCTGATCTCTGCATTGCAAATAAGTGAGTAATCTGGTTCCAGCATCAATACGGGACTGAAAGGCTGGTGTTGGTATTGTGGGGAACCTTTACAGTCAGACTTTTTCAGGTTTTTAAATTGAGCCTAGAGGTGTGTCTGCCAAATTATctcatgtattaaaaatatataaacaaacattcTTGTCACATTTGTCCGAGAGCCATAGTGCTCGTAACTTCACACTTTTCCTTAAAGTAAAAGGGTGCAAAACTTTAAGCAAACCTTTTTTGCTTATCTCGCTCCCTTGCAATAATTGTTCATCTGACTTCAATTTCAGTGAAACTCTGcaaggaaaaacattaaaatctatAAAGAATGGGTGTGGGTGATCAGGAACTGTGGCTAATTAACACTGTTGAACTTTTATTGGTATTGAGAACCACACTGTGTTTGACATTTTATGGTTGTTTCATTTCAGTGTCACAACCTTAATAATGGATGACAGTTTCATACaaaaattgttattaaaataGGACAATAGAAGATAATTTGCTAGTGCAGAGATGGATAAAATAACAGCAACAGTTAGCAATATGTTAATATCAAGGTCCTAATAAGAAGCAGGGCCACCCATTGTTTGTAAAACAGCTTCAATCCTTCTTGAAAATTGGTCATACAAGTTCTTAACTGTGTTTAGAGGAATGTTCtactgaaatctgtttttttgatCATAGCAAAATAAGTTtcttaaaaaagacattttatttatatacttaagCCACATTTCTTTAAGCTCTTAATATTAACAAAGGCCAGATACTTTTACACAGATCATAGGCAGAGTTTGTGGAGAGAGAAATGAGATAACTCAAAAGGCTGATGTGGAGTTACCTCTCCTGTGTATACAGAAGCTGTGATATGCACTTATGGATGTCATAAGGATTTCAAGAAATGGTAGTGTATTTGGAATGGAAATGGAATTGTGTATTCTTCTTGCAAACATTATTATCCTTCCTGCAGACTGTAATACGTGTTATTGATCATTCCTTCAACAACCTGGTAACTTTCAATAACATAGGTCAAGGTTTTAATTGGATAAACATTAGgtaaaaactaaaatgcaattgACCCCTACTACCCATCACTGCCCTGCCCTACTCTTAAATATAAGtcccttaattttatttattttttttttatttttttcatacactGAACAATATAAACATTGATGAAGAGGTAGCTATGACATGGCCATATAAAGATAAAACaaggaaattatttttctttcaatgaAAGCATTAATAAATGATTAAGACTCAATGTGTTGGCAAAAGAATACTTTTGAATGTCTCTAAGGGAAAATTTAATTACAGATGttcaagacaaaaaagaaaatttaatcaGAAACAGGACATGGAAGTACTATCATCACATCTTTATGGCCATAATCAAAATTCTCaatgaaatttttaatttcatatagCGGTTTCCCACATCTTTGTTTACCTATACAACCTAAAGATAACAAACCTTTCTCCCTGTTGTCTGTCATAAGTACACATACTTGATTAACATGGATGATCTTTTGCAAGAGGACAAAATTGGCAGTACATTTATATATAGAATcattaattaaatacaaaaaaaaacccaaaaaacttaacaataaatgtatatttgcaaAGCTTTTCATCATGTAACACACTCATTTTCTGAACAGAGAAACCACCTCTTAGGCAGTGCAGTGGTCTATCAGGTAACAAAATTAACTTGCCATATATGATGCAGGTGGcataacaaaattatataaatttgGTGTCATCCTTTAATGCACTgtcccattttttattttgcagataGTCAAGTGTCCAAAAGCAAATGGTCATTTACAGAAAATGAAGAGCAAGTCCATCAAAACTGAATGAAGCTTCCATCCTTTTTAACTACTGATTTTccttacagtttttaaaatatgccAGTCAAACATACCTGGGTATATTTTGCACCTGTTCATGGAGCATTATGACAGAACTAAGAACAACCAGAAATATTTGCCTGTTGAATGCAGTCTTTCTGTTTGATTATTTCCACTGTACCTGACAGTGGTAGTCAAAGAGTTAAGAAAGACTGCAGAATGTTTCTGAGTGCCAGGCGAATAAAAAAATGCCAGTTTTTACAACTGATAATGAcctgctttttattttcacttttgatgATTTATTGGGAACAATTTGATAATGGTGTTGTGAGCCACATGAAATCCTACTCTTACCGATACCTTGTGAACAGTtatgaatttctaaatgaaagtcTTTCTCTTAGTAAAGCAGATTTGAATGGTTTGGCCAAATACCAATACTTAATCAATCACAAAGACAAATGTAAGAACCAGAAAGTGCTCTTGCTTTTGTTTGTGAAGACATCTCCAGAGAACAGTGAAAGAAGGGTTGCCATCCGGTCTACATGGGGAAATGAAACTTACATACAGACAGAGCTGAAAGCTaatgtcaaaattatttttgccTTGGGGACTCATTTGAATCAATATAATGGACTTTTGTTCCAGAATCAACTGCTAAGAGAAGACAAAGCTTTTCATGACCTTGTACAACAGGACTTTATTGATGATTTCCACAATTTGACgcttaaattaaaaatgcagtttgaGTGGGCTCACCTGTATTGTAGTCATGCCAAGTTTGTCATGTCAGCAGATGATGATATCTTTATACACATGCCAAATTTGGTACAATACCTCCAAGAGTTGGATGGAAGAGGTATCCAGGATTTCTGGATTGGACGTGTTCATCGAGGTGCTCCTCCAATtagaaggaaagaaagcaaatactATGTTCCCTATGAAATGTACCAGTGGGCTGCTTATCCAGATTACACTGCAGGTGCTGCTTATGTTTTTTCAGGAGATGTAGCTAGTAAAGTATACAGAGCTTCTCTGACAATTAATACTACACTCTACATTGATGATGTTTTTATGGGGATGTGTGCTCGTAAAGTAGGCGTGATCCCACAATACCATGTGTATTTCTCTGGAGAAGGCAGGGCTCCCTATCATCCATGTATCTACAACCAAATGATGACTTCACATGGACATGTAAAAGATATTTACCACCTCTGGAAAGAGGCAACTCATCCAAAGGTCAGAAGACTATCCTCAGGAATTCTAGGAAAGCTATACTGCACAATAATCaaagtttttcttctttgtaaaCCGAAGTATGTGGACACTTATCCCTGCAGTGCTGCCTTTTCCTAGAAATGGTAGTTATGTATGCTTAACATTGTACGTGTGCTACAGAacttattttttaacttatttttggtgtctttatttttaactgaaGCGAAAAGTGCACAAGAGagcaaaacatcaaaaatatacTACATTCTATTTTGCCAACTAGCCATTAGCGCATTTAAATTTCGGTGCTGCTAATATCATCGTAACCAAGgttggatttttattattgtgtacAAGCAGAAAAAACATGCATCTTGCTTACTGTACTATGTTGTGATCTCTGAAGTATTACATTTCTAGTGAAGCAGTTGGTAAAGCATGAACAGTgatgtgaaaatttaaaaacaaaaaggaaaaactcTTCAAGCTGTTGTCCACATTCACTAAAGTAATGCATTATTGATTGACTGTGGAAGAAATTTTCTGTATGaacttcaataaaatgtttattattttaaaaaagactttAAAGGTATTATATGTATATCACAAGCAGTATTATTATGTGTGCTCAGATTTTAGCtgggcataaaaaaaaaaaatggaaaagtcaaaAATGGCAGATTGTGCTTTTGATGTAAGAAGCTCTTAGGTATGTTAACAGCATGGCCAGAAGGGTGTTTTTTTATCTTATATACCATGTCTGTAGAGCatctatttctgtttttatttaacaaaagtaaGCTTAACTGAGGCAAATGTTTACTTTGCATTGTTTTTCCAAGACTGTACTTCTAGCAGATAGAAAAAAACATTAACCCACCACGCTGATCTGTATTTAGTTTTGTACCAACATCTACTTTTAATTCTCTAATCTGAATTTTCATACTCAACATACATTGGTGACTTTAAACCTTGTATTATTAAGAACagtcaaacagattttttttttccgccTTCCACTTTTGTTTCAGTAGTcgttttaattttttcagcatAATTTTACAATCTGCCCTTAGTTTAAGAAAAGGAAATATTtagttacattttgttaaaacatcTTAACTACAGTCTGTACTTTTAACATACTAATGTCCATGCTATTAAAGTAGTcaaatttattaaatcaaaaataaattgtaagatTGTTTGCACACAActtaaatatgtactgtaatttggCTAATAAAATGGCAATTTTCCAGACTCTCCAGTATTCTTAGTAAATACTGACATAAGCAGTGGAAGATGGCCAGGATAATTTTTTGACGTTCAATATTGTCTGTAAAACTGATGAGCGCACATTTTCCCTTGTGAGTCACAGAAGTAGTCATtgccggattttttttttttactgtgtatgCCTTGTTTATCTCTGGCATGTATATTTACCTCAAGATAATTTCAGATAGACATATTTACTAGTAAGCCAGCTATTTTAAGGaaaagcactttttattttaatttgtgaacATTTCATGTAATAAAGTAGAAAAGTTTTTAACTTCAGTGTAGTGCTTGCTTATATCATTatttttccagtttacttttataCACAAAATGGTGCCAATGAACGTTACCACATGAATAATAAACAAGCTGTATGAATTCAGTCTTACAGTACAAAGTAGACTTGAGGAATTATGTAGGCTCCAAGGGCACTTCAGACTAGTCTTGGTAAATAAAATCATTACTGCACTGAGGAAAAAGCTTATTCTTAACCAGACCTTTGGGCACCCGTACTGTAGCCTGCCTTTTGccatttttagtttctttttctgCCATCTCTTATGGCTGTGTTTTCCTCAGATGCCTCATTAGTCTCACTATATCCAGTGACATCAGAAGCAGTTTTCTTAATTTAGAGAACAGCTAGTGAAGATTCCCCTTAAAGTGTTAGTAATAACACAGGGTAGCTGGAGTTATACCCAGAGAAAAGAATATTGGCACAAGAGCAGAAGGAGACAAGTGGCTATTTCTTTCCAGAAATCCTGTCTCCATTTTGTCCATTgatttttcattgttatgctgctCTTAGACTTTTTTAAAAAGGTCAAACAGATGGAATGCTACTGGCTGTTGAAGTACAGAATGCTTTGTTTGCTGGataaaatttcagcttttttaaaagaattaatataTATGACATTCTGAGTATGTGACAGCTTTATTGAGAAATGTTTACAGTGAACATGATTACTATTTTGTAAATATGACTGCACTGTGTGTACTGAATGTTCTCaaatttttcttggaatgaatttatataaaatgttaattaaaatataaaagtgcttCTGGTGCCTTTTTTGTGCAGTGAATTAAGCCCATTTGACTCTAAATATTTGCATtgcaaacaaatattaaataagaaacattttaatacaaaagcaCATGGATGAGTGACCTTGACTCCTTCATAACAgcctttcaattacctgaaagGCAGTAATATTAGTCCACCGACCTGCTGCATTATGGTTCTGTTGGCCAGATGTGCAGTATTTTTGTGTGCACTGTAATGCTCATGTTTCTTAAAGAAATAAAGAGTCAAAGATACTAGAGCATGGAAAACTTACCAGTTTCTAATGGTTCATTTAACGTTTTAAGGAAATATAGAAAGATAATGAGGAAATTCTTGAGTAAAACTGTGCAGCAATGATAAGTAAGTCCACAAGAGAGTGATTAACATGATAATATTGTTCTGTTGAACAATAGAATTATCTGTGTGATTATCTTCCTCAAAAGCTCCACAACCAAAGAAAACAGTGTTTGAATGAATATGTGAAATGGCATCCCTGACACCACAAGTAGAGCACTCATATTTCACTCTACTATTTATTATACTAGGTCATGTTTCAGCTTACAGACTATTGAAAAGAGGTCCTTGCTCTTTCTGAGCTGAACTTTAGGATACATATCTAATTCTGCAGTTTGATATCAGCTGGAAGATTTTCAAGCTTTCAGAAGAAAGATACTTTCTGCATCTTTAAGTACAATAATTTGAATTCATCTTTTTTGTTTACTGGTTTATTCATCCAGCAGCCTATTTTCTTTCTTGTGCTTTTTGAATAGTTGAAAGGAAATTTTCATTAACGCTATAGCAAAAGGGgtacaattttaaaatactattatgaTACAGGACAAGTAGTTATACCCTGCCAAAAAGAGAATGTTGGCACAATTGCAATATAAAGCAAGTGTCTCTGTTTAATTCAGGAAATTGGTCTCCTTTTTGCCTTCTGAAGGAGCCAACCTCAGAAGTGACATGGCAAGGTGCTATCAGGCACCCCCACAACCAAACCCACTCATACCAGAACTAATTAAGATCTGTAAAGTAACCAAATGCCATTGGCTTTGTGAAGCAACATCACTATCTATGtgtgcaaaaatataattaatcaaaAGCAAATAACAGATCATCTCAGTAAGCAGCAAattaccatcattttttttttttaaatctgcattAGATTTGTGTGACATTTGATATCAGTCTTTATTAGTGTTGAGTTTTACTTTCCTGTAATGTCCTCACCTTTTCAAGACAAGTATTCATAAATGGTATTTATAGCTGCAAACAAATACTCTCAGATCTTGGATGCTTACCTGCGTCTTCCCGATAGGTTTTCTTCTGTTTCCTGCATCCCCAAGATGCGGCTGGAACCCCCTTGACTGGCTTCATGCATAACTTCAATCTGTATGTATGAAGTAAATGGATTGGTTGCTAGTTTTATTTTGCTAGAAAGATTtagaacaaataaaaacacaaaagtgcCTATGCTAGTGATGATGATGTGAGTACTCCAATGTAACTTAAACTATACATACTTCCCTGAAAACACCAACTCAAGATGAACACTGCCAGGGTGATTCTGAAGTAAACTAAATTGCACAGGAAGCTCGGTGGAGGAAACGGATCACTTTGATTAACAGGAGAGCCGCACATGAGGCACTCCAAGACCAACAGAGATCACTTATTGCTGATGCTACACAAACTGGCATTTGCACACGCAGTATGAATGGTCTTTAAATAAACCATACACTTAAATCTCTTGGTTCAAACAGTCTGCCTCCTGTTTAGTTAAACAAAACTGTAAGAAGGAAAGACAGGCTTTCTTTTTGAATGCAAAGTCAATTTGTAGTGCACATCTATGTCAATTTTTCAATGTTCAAACCAAAATGTGCTTTatgaaactttttaaatttgttttagttgatttttgttttattatattctatCTATGGCTTTGTATTTTTGAGTTTTCTTTTATGTGCTAATGTGCACCAAGCTTTTTGCTTttcatatatatacactgtatatataaaagttgcaatacaagtattgttttttttattacagtcttGCTAACATCATTTAGAGAAGGAGAGAAACAAGTACTAAACAGGCTCTTTCGCATTTAAAAAGCTACAAAAGCCAACTACAGTGGGGCGTGACTTTAAAAGTCTTACAGATATAATCATACTATAAGGTCAGCGTCAGAGTGAATTCATCACACACCACAATGAGACCGTGGTGATTTAATAGACAGATTTGCTGCATCTctgttgtacagtatatcaatgtgtgcagtacaagttcAGAAAGGGTCTCCTTTTGTCATTTAATAGAAAACGGGGGCAGTGATGGTCTGCATAACAAAAGAAGGAATGCAGTACAGAAAAGTACAAAGATGATTAATTGGGTCTGATTTACCCCCAAAAATGAGTTTTTAAAGCTAATATAAGCTGTTAGATAAAATCAACAATATTGAATTAAGGCATAAAACACAACAATGCATTTGTTAATTATAAAACTCAAGACATATGAAATAGATTTATATTCCAAGGTGATGGGAAGGGAAAGGTTTCTTTACATACTCAAACAATTAAATGTACAATTATAAATTGgcaagttaaaaatataaatacgtGGAAGCAAGTGATTGACAGTAGCACACTGTGGACCTGCAGCTGTCCATTGTACTGTAATATTAGCTGAATATTAAATAGTGAGCCCTTTTTAGACTTAATGGTTGGTCCTTAGTAAAAGTTCTTGTTCTTTGCAACTGGCATTTAACCCACCAATTTCAGCTGTTGGTTTTTGTTTTAGGAATTTCCTTAGTTATTATGTACAgtgtcacattttattgttatacaacattatttaatttggcttttttggcacTCATCAACAGAACAAAAGTCTTAATGTCAAAGTGTAAGCTGATCTCTGTATagggtctaaattaattacaaatataaaattccTTAAGTAATCACCTCCTTCAGTGTAACTTTTGCCCACtcttgcattaaacaatctggttaaaatctctactgccatctctcctaaacacctccatgcttccacaggtatgtaatCTGGACCAatagccttcccattcttcatcatcttcatactcatagctgtccttacttactccttgctaatccattgcacttcctgattcactatctccatatcacccaaacttctctctctctctctctcactctcttcattcatcagttgCTCAAaatactttttccatctgctcaacacactatcctcacttgtgagtacatttccatctttatcccttATCAcgctaacctgctgcacatctttctcagcttggttcctctgtctagccaatcggtataggtccttttcttccttcttaatttccaatctctcatacaactcatcatatgccttttctttagccttcaacGCCTCTCTTTTCACTTTACCCCTTATCtttttgtactcctgtctactttctgcatctgccTGACTATCCCACTacttcttcaccaacctcttcctctgtatactctcctgtacttccccattccacctccaggtttctttttccaccttcctctgtccagatgtcacaccaagctcccttctagctgtctcccttaTCACTTCTACTGTAGTTgtccagctatctggtaactattcactgccacccagtgccatTCTTATcgcctccctgaactcaaccttgcagtcttcctttttcaacttccaacaTTTGATCCTtcgctctgccctcactctcctcctcttcttgatatccaatgtcatcctacagaccaccatcctgtgctgcctaacaacactttcccctgccgccactttgcagtcttcaatcttctaCAGACTGACCCGCCCGCAtgggatataatctacctgtgtgcatcttcatcCACTTTTGtgtgtcaccctgtgttcctccctcttcttaagaTATGTATTCACcaaagccatgtccatccttttttgcaaaatccactatcatctgacattctccattcctctccttgacaccatacctacccatcacctcctcattccTTCTATTCCCTTAACCAACGTGTCCGTTGAAATCCGCTTCAATCACCTCTCtgtctcccttgggtacactctctaccacttcatccaattcattccagaaatcttctttctcatccatcacataCCCAACAATGCAGGGTGTATgccctaacaacattcatcatcacaccttcaatttccagcttcataatcatcactctgtctgacactcttttcacctctgaAACACTTTTGACtttctgttccttcagaataacccctatcccatttctcttcccatgtacaccatggtagaacaaaaatttagataaaaaaacaactaattttcCTTTATTCTCaccattaaattacattttataatattgtgCTATCTACAAAATATTAGATTTCAcatgaagaaaataatattagTGTCCTTCACTATGTTGTATAGCTGATTTCGTAGGTCTAATGATCACAAAGTACTGTACTGagataagaaagaaaaatccgaaaaagaaaatccaagcacatttctccagttctgatgtcactacattggttacctgtgtcatttagaattgactttaaaatactgcttatggtttacaaagccttaaataatctcactccatcctatatttcagaatgtctttcaccttgcactccaaatcgtaaccttagatcttcaaatgagtgtttccttataattccaagagctaaacttaaaagaagtggtgaggcagcattctgctgttatgcacctaaaatctggaataacttaccaatagaaattcgccaggccaatacagtggagcattatcattatcattcacggTGGTtctgaaatctgtactaacccatactttctttgctgttctttttccggttttctgtggcgGAGATCTGTGCCActaccacccgatcaaagcaccgtgctgtccctacgttgatagattaaaggccagaagtccacatgaccgtaaTCATCGagttctttcatgtgaagcctgaataccatgaggactgattgagatcatttactgtatgtcaggTGGAATGCctagttatacttccttagaaggctggcatccttcaacatctgcaataagatgctgcagatgttctatcagacggttgtggcgagcgccctcttctacacggtggtgtgctggggaggcagcattaagaagaaagacgcctcacgcctggacaaactggtgaggaaggcaggctctattgttggcatggagctggacagcttgaaatctgtggtagagcgacgggcgcttagcaggctcctatcaattatggagaatccactgcatccactaaacagtgacatctccagacagaagagcagcttcagcgacagactgctgtcactttcctgctccactgacagactgagaagatcgttcctcccccaaactatgcgactcttcaattccacccccgggtaaacgttaacattattcaaagttattgtctgtttttacctgcattgttatcaatatttaatttaatattgttttttgtatcagtaaggtgctgctgggcggtcttgtggcctggaacccctgcagattttttcttttttttttctctctccagtcgtctgggttttttttttttctgtcctccctggccatcggaccttacttttattctatgttaattagtattgcctaattttattttttatattttgtcttttttctctttcttcattctgtaaagcactttaagctacataatttgtatgaaaatgtgctatataaataaatattgttgttgttgttattaatccAGGTCAGCTCTGGGGTTTTTTTAGCCAGGTGCAAAGCAGTCATGACTCCTGCTTTGCCTTGCAGAATCATTGACACACCCACTCTGCATTTGCCTTTTTCTCCATTAAACTCAGATAAAAAGAGAAATgagttgtgtagggcagggtAGCATTTTTGCAGGCAATGTCAATTCATTAACAGAATTAGAGCTTTGTTTCTCACGTTCTGCCAAAACCTTTAGAGTTACAGATTATTTTCCTT of the Erpetoichthys calabaricus chromosome 2, fErpCal1.3, whole genome shotgun sequence genome contains:
- the b3gnt5a gene encoding lactosylceramide 1,3-N-acetyl-beta-D-glucosaminyltransferase A — translated: MQSFCLIISTVPDSGSQRVKKDCRMFLSARRIKKCQFLQLIMTCFLFSLLMIYWEQFDNGVVSHMKSYSYRYLVNSYEFLNESLSLSKADLNGLAKYQYLINHKDKCKNQKVLLLLFVKTSPENSERRVAIRSTWGNETYIQTELKANVKIIFALGTHLNQYNGLLFQNQLLREDKAFHDLVQQDFIDDFHNLTLKLKMQFEWAHLYCSHAKFVMSADDDIFIHMPNLVQYLQELDGRGIQDFWIGRVHRGAPPIRRKESKYYVPYEMYQWAAYPDYTAGAAYVFSGDVASKVYRASLTINTTLYIDDVFMGMCARKVGVIPQYHVYFSGEGRAPYHPCIYNQMMTSHGHVKDIYHLWKEATHPKVRRLSSGILGKLYCTIIKVFLLCKPKYVDTYPCSAAFS